The proteins below come from a single Poecilia reticulata strain Guanapo linkage group LG5, Guppy_female_1.0+MT, whole genome shotgun sequence genomic window:
- the hdhd3 gene encoding haloacid dehalogenase-like hydrolase domain-containing protein 3 produces the protein MPRVPLRWVLWDIKDTLLKVRGSVGDHYSKEAERWGLSLHPAEINAAFQETYRRYSSRYPNYGGSQGQTGQTWWTGVMRDTLAECKVNDPALLNTMANNLYQDFCNAEKWEVFRDSKTALERCSSLGLKLGVVSNFDNRLETILRSCGLLSHFSFVVTSEAAGVAKPSPAIFHQALQKCGTSADRVAHVGDHYVYDYLASRSVGIHGFLLDRDDSHKEGDVPQEHRVVTLDELPSRLQELMIE, from the exons ATGCCCAGAGTTCCTCTGCGCTGGGTGTTGTGGGACATTAAAGACACCCTGCTGAAGGTGCGGGGGTCTGTGGGAGACCATTACTCCAAGGAGGCTGAAAGATGGGGCCTGAGCCTGCATCCTGCAGAGATCAACGCTGCTTTCCAGGAGACGTATCGGCGTTATTCCAGCAGATACCCAAACTATGGCGGCTCTCAGGGTCAGACCGGACAGACTTGGTGGACAGGAGTCATGCGAGACACTCTGGCTGAGTGCAAAGTCAACGATCCGGCTCTGCTGAACACAATGGCTAACAATCTTTACCAAGATTTCTGCAACGCAGAAAAATGGGAG gtaTTTCGAGACTCCAAGACGGCCCTTGAACGATGTTCCTCTCTTGGACTGAAGCTGGGCGTCGTGTCTAATTTTGACAATCGCCTCGAAACGATTTTACGCAGCTGCGGGCTGCTGTCGCACTTTAGCTTTGTGGTTACATCGGAGGCGGCCGGCGTGGCGAAGCCTAGCCCGGCCATCTTTCATCAGGCCCTCCAGAAATGTGGCACATCCGCTGACAGAGTGGCTCACGTTGGGGACCACTACGTGTACGATTACCTCGCGTCTCGCTCTGTGGGAATCCACGGCTTCCTCTTAGACAGAGACGACTCGCACAAAGAAGGCGATGTTCCTCAGGAACACCGGGTTGTGACATTGGATGAGCTGCCGTCACGCCTTCAGGAACTTATGATCGAATGa
- the trub2 gene encoding pseudouridylate synthase TRUB2, mitochondrial, which translates to MRSPAVRMFHRLEGLFCVYKPAGVHWKLVRDTIETNLLKGVNDTPAPPLTHQVRFLPNPNNESKASGGLMLRPVSVPVLSKHPLVTGPEFQHLKVGVGHRLDTSSSGVLVMAVGNGNKILNNLYGIQTTRDYTLEGEFGMATHDFTHTSRVVERSTYDHITQEKMERVLAMLEGANQKALRTYSSVDMNSQEAYELAVKGLLGPDGKSVPILTGLRCIRFQPPHFTLEVQCLNETQKYLRKVVHEIGLELRSTAVCKGVRRTRDGFFTLQDALTRNHWSAADVLQAVQKYSSKKNKKKKSSSGTLTDKATLQTSEETLAVSQENKADTEETTTEVQCN; encoded by the exons ATGCGGAGCCCAGCTGTGCGAATGTTCCACAGGTTAGAGGGTCTGTTCTGCGTCTACAAACCCGCAGGAGTGCACTGGAAGCTAGTGAGGGACACCATCGAGACTAATCTTCTGAAAG GTGTGAACGATACACCTGCTCCGCCTCTCACTCATCAAGTTCGCTTCTTACCAAACCCAAACAACGAATCTAAAGCATCTGGAGGACTCATGCTGAGGCCAGTCTCTGTCCCCGTCCTGTCCAAGCACCCTCTGG TGACTGGACCTGAATTCCAGCATCTCAAAGTTGGAGTGGGTCACCGCCTGGATACTTCATCTTCTGGTGTTCTTG TAATGGCCGTGGGGAATGGGAACAAGATCCTGAACAATCTCTACGGGATACAAACCACAAGG GATTACACACTGGAAGGTGAATTTGGGATGGCAACACATGATTTTACTCACACGAGTCGAGTTGTGGAACGATCCACTTATG ATCACATCACTCAGGAGAAGATGGAGAGAGTGCTAGCCATGCTGGagggagccaatcagaaagcccTGAGAAC GTATTCCAGTGTAGACATGAACTCACAGGAAGCATATGAGCTGGCTGTAAAAGGCTTGTTGGGTCCAGACGGGAAATCGGTTCCTATTTTGACAGGCTTACGATGCATTCGCTTCCAGCCACCGCACTTCACCTTAG AGGTGCAGTGCCTGAACGAAACGCAGAAATATTTGCGCAAAGTTGTGCACGAGATTGGACTGGAGCTGCGCAGCACGGCGGTGTGTAAGGGAGTGAGGCGGACCAGAGACGGCTTCTTTACCCTGCAGGACGCTCTCACGCGTAACCACTGGTCGGCTGCTGACGTCCTGCAGGCTGTTCAGAAATACAGctcaaaaaagaacaagaagaagaagagcagctcTGGGACTCTAACTGATAAAGCGACGTTACAGACATCTGAGGAAACACTCGCAGTCTCTCAAGAAAACAAGGCTGATACGGAAGAAACAACAACTGAGGTGCAGTGTAACTGA